In one window of Lampris incognitus isolate fLamInc1 chromosome 3, fLamInc1.hap2, whole genome shotgun sequence DNA:
- the LOC130110472 gene encoding GTPase IMAP family member 8-like, whose product MEKHLEKEEGHFSLPVVRLILIGGRWAGKSSSGNTILGKERFECGRTRTAQSEVRHEVVAGRELVVVDAPGWSYLQSLSEIPEVDKQQFKLNVSQCPPGPHAFLLVIPIDSAFTIEQRKPLEQHMKLLGERVWRNTMVLFTCGDLLGPKRIEQHIENEGEALRWLVERCGDRYHVFNNKVKNNSSQVTLLLEKIDWMVLHNNGDYYQADEHTLQLIKEKQKAVSERADKRRKKAEEQRQKMKVLNPGGLNLNPELRIVLVGSRNVGKTSVGNTILGIKEQEDGKRTTHSVLKQGYVDKTAIKLVDTPGWWKGFSVTDTTEMIKQEIMSSMFMCPPGPHVFLLVIDADTSFNTKHRDAVTGHLELFGEDVWKHTMMVFTRGDWLGKKTIEQYIEGEGEALQSLVDNCGNRYHVIDNKNTDDGTQVTEMMEKISNIIMVNSRQPFVTDEQIYLVLEEKKKKVEEGAKVRQTNVKSKREGIQGSRNQPQEIRLVLLGEKTAGKSASGNTLLRKEVFAACTNKYCQTEKGEVAGRQVTVTDTPGWGKNTFMCTEENKKEIVGGRSLCSLGIHALLLVIPVDMAFTEVKQRTLQEYMGLFDISVWKYTVVLFTYGDRLADKSVEEYIEREKYSLQWLVDKCENRYHVLNNTLKTDKTQVIELFEKIEEMATGNGNQLFSFDMSAIHQKIQEKSKRWENRHVLQQRLEQEYRRRELGLMTRFRQTLMGLQDEIREKTTKKNSSSGEMAKIKTIVIGHKKKDGKERIEVVENKICQELEKLNMDILRSTKCLWSSKEFTPPDMNGSVQDFDKVLCWLSTLQISRNVEHHLTLNFSEASSGYKSLPSAGYFNTQT is encoded by the exons AGAAGGAAGAGGGCCACTTTTCTCTTCCTGTGGTCAGGCTCATTCTGATCGGTGGGAGATGGGCTGGGAAAAGCTCCTCTGGAAACACAATACTGGGAAAGGAGAGGTTCGAGTGTGGAAGGACCAGAACAGCTCAGTCTGAAGTGAGACACGAAGTGGTTGCGGGAAGGGAGCTTGTCGTGGTTGATGCCCCAGGATGGAGCTACTTGCAGTCCCTTTCCGAAATACCAGAGGTGGACAAACAGCAGTTCAAGCTCAATGTGTCACAGTGTCCTCCTGGGCCGCACGCTTTCCTCCTTGTCATACCCATCGACTCGGCATTCACCATCGAGCAAAGGAAGCCCTTGGAGCAGCACATGAAACTTCTCGGGGAACGGGTCTGGAGAAACACCATGGTGCTCTTCACTTGCGGTGACTTACTGGGGCCAAAGAGAATAGAGCAGCACATTGAGAATGAGGGAGAGGCACTCAGGTGGTTGGTGGAGAGATGTGGGGACAGGTACCATGTTTTCAATAATAAGGTGAAGAATAACTCATCTCAGGTCACGCTGCTGTTGGAGAAGATAGATTGGATGGTGCTGCACAACAACGGCGATTACTATCAGGCAGATGAACATACCCTTCAGCTCATTAAAGAAAAGCAAAAGGCAGTATCTGAAAGGGCAGATAAAAGACGGAAGAAGGCAGAGGAGCAAAGACAAAAGATGAAAGTGCTAAATCCAG GAGGGCTCAACTTGAACCCAGAACTCAGGATAGTTCTTGTAGGTAGCCGAAATGTCGGGAAGACCTCAGTAGGGAACACCATCTTGGGAATCAAAGAGCAGGAAGATGGGAAAAGAACGACACATTCAGTGCTCAAGCAGGGTTATGTGGACAAAACTGCCATTAAACTGGTTGACACACCAGGCTGGTGGAAaggcttttcagtcacagatACCACTGAAATGATCAAACAAGAAATAATGAGCAGCATGTTTATGTGTCCTCCTGGGCCCCATGTGTTCTTGCTTGTGATCGATGCAGATACATCCTTCAATACCAAGCACAGAGATGCTGTGACAGGACATCTGGAGCTTTTTGGGGAGGATGTGTGGAAACATACCATGATGGTTTTCACCAGGGGTGATTGGTTGGGGAAAAAGACCATAGAGCAGTACATTGAAGGGGAGGGAGAGGCCCTGCAGTCTCTTGTTGACAACTGTGGCAACAGATACCATGTCATTGACAATAAGAACACAGATGATGGCACTCAGGTTACAGAAATGATGGAGAAGATCAGTAATATTATCATGGTGAACAGCAGACAACCTTTTGTCACAGATGAGCAGATCTACCTAGTccttgaagagaaaaaaaagaaagtagagGAAGGGGCAAAAGTGAGGCAAACTAATGTCAAGAGCAAAAGAGAGGGAATTCAAG GTTCCAGAAACCAGCCACAGGAGATCAGGTTGGTGTTGCTTGGTgagaagacagctggaaagagtgCATCTGGAAATACCCTCTTGCGCAAAGAAGTTTTTGCCGCTTGTACCAATAAATACTGTCAAACAGAgaaaggagaggttgctggcAGACAGGTTACAGTGACAGACACCCCAGGCTGGGGGAAAAATACATTCATGTGTACTGAGGAGAACAAAAAAGAGATTGTCGGAGGTCGGTCTCTTTGCTCATTAGGAATCCATGCTCTTCTGCTGGTCATTCCTGTGGACATGGCATTCACAGAGGTAAAGCAGAGAACCCTGCAGGAATACATGGGCCTGTTTGACATCAGTGTTTGGAAATACACAGTTGTCCTATTCACCTATGGCGACAGGCTAGCAGACAAATCAGTTGAAGAGTACATTGAGAGGGAGAAATACTCTTTACAGTGGTTGGTAGACAAGTGTGAGAACAGATACCATGTCCTCAATAATACGCTGAAAACTGATAAAACCCAGGTCATAGAGCTATTTGAGAAGATAGAGGAGATGGCGACAGGAAACGGCAACCAGCTTTTCAGTTTTGACATGAGTGCCATCCACCAAAAAATTCAGGAGAAGTCCAAAAGGTGGGAGAACAGGCATGTGCTACAGCAACGTCTGGAGCAGGAGTACAGGAGAAGAGAGCTGGGGCTGATGACAAGGTTCAGGCAAACACTCATGGGTCTGCAAGACGAGATCAGAGAAAAGACCACTAAAAAGAATTCCTCTT CTGGTGAGATGGCAAAGATTAAAACCATAGTTATTGGTCACAAGAAGAAAGATGGAAAGGAGAGGATTGAAGTGGTTGAGAATAAAATCTGCCAGGAACTTGAAAAACTAAATATGGACATACTGAGATCCACAAAATGTCTTTGGAGCAGCAAGGAGTTTACGCCCCCAGACA TGAATGGGTCGGTGCAGGACTTTGATAAAGTGCTGTGTTGGCTGTCTACCCTTCAAATAAGCAGAAATGTTGAGCACCATCTGACCCTGAACTTCTCCGAGGCATCATCAGGATATAAATCTCTACCATCAGCAGGCTATTTCAACACCCAGACATAA